The following proteins are encoded in a genomic region of Alistipes shahii WAL 8301:
- a CDS encoding HEPN family nuclease, with translation MEYKNIFEIEFIQRTQEIVNGYQIPFENTLFINACVGLLIIPQQSLFNHLPTEVVSADKWGIADTDISCIKEPNKSVKNVARHIRNAIAHDGIRFGSDNGKDITHIKITDWKDERHKTETFKAVIEVTKFKTFVWAFAQFALTQQSLFKSQN, from the coding sequence ATGGAGTACAAAAATATTTTTGAAATAGAGTTTATCCAACGGACACAAGAAATTGTTAACGGATACCAAATACCGTTTGAAAATACATTGTTCATCAATGCATGTGTTGGATTATTGATAATTCCACAACAAAGCCTATTCAATCATCTTCCGACAGAGGTTGTTTCAGCGGACAAATGGGGAATTGCCGATACAGACATTAGCTGCATAAAAGAACCCAATAAGAGCGTGAAGAACGTGGCTCGGCATATCCGAAATGCCATTGCACATGATGGAATCCGATTCGGGAGCGATAACGGAAAAGACATTACACATATTAAAATCACAGATTGGAAAGACGAAAGACACAAAACAGAAACATTTAAGGCGGTAATAGAGGTGACGAAATTTAAAACGTTTGTTTGGGCATTCGCTCAATTTGCCTTAACTCAACAATCACTATTCAAAAGCCAAAACTGA
- a CDS encoding PL29 family lyase N-terminal domain-containing protein translates to MKKLLAFAALFAVVALTSCKYDDDDLWNSVHGLENRVAKLEELCKQMNTNISSLQTIVTALQNNVYVTGTTPLMKDGKEIGYTITFSKGNPITIYHGKDGQDGEDGTTPTIGVKKDTDGVYYWTLNGEFIVVDGGKIQAEGKDGTNGTNGTTPQFKIENDYWFVSYDNGANWTQLGKATGEDGVGSDSMFSGVDYETSTDYVIFTLSNGTQIKLPTWSAFEALQRLCNETNTNLSALQTIVTALQNNDYITSVDPLTENGKVVGYTIKFAKSNPIVIYNGKDGADGVDGNTPVIGVKKDTDGIYYWTLDGEFIVVDGQKIKAQGTDGNNGTDGSDGVTPKLEIREGYWWISYDNGTNWTQLGKATGEDGKDADSIKITQDENNVYFELADGTVITMPQNNDTTTQNIQFADPITKYLCSSQWLNSSNIDNLNSWDKNLDGELSYQEAANVKYIGYYHYFHGSAISSFNELRYFIGVTYIGKEAFKDCSKLYTIVIPDNVKTIEQNAFSGCSDLQFVTWGNNITDIQDRAFYGCTSLRFIILGDYVETIGAYAFYGASSINISTLRVTLPASVKSIGDYAFHNRNVEFVYCKSLTPPFLGGANVFGNDWGTSWKCKYYVPMSAVDDYKKAPYWKDLGDNIVGYDFTE, encoded by the coding sequence ATGAAAAAACTATTGGCCTTTGCCGCATTATTTGCGGTGGTTGCGCTCACATCGTGTAAATACGATGATGATGACCTTTGGAACAGCGTTCACGGATTGGAAAACCGTGTCGCAAAATTAGAGGAACTCTGCAAGCAGATGAACACAAATATTTCATCGTTGCAGACTATCGTAACAGCATTACAAAACAACGTTTATGTTACGGGGACTACACCCCTTATGAAAGACGGTAAAGAAATCGGCTATACAATTACTTTCAGCAAAGGCAATCCTATTACCATCTATCACGGTAAAGACGGACAAGACGGTGAAGACGGGACAACACCCACCATCGGCGTCAAGAAAGATACTGATGGTGTCTATTATTGGACGTTGAACGGTGAATTTATCGTGGTCGATGGTGGAAAAATCCAAGCCGAGGGTAAAGACGGCACAAACGGAACCAACGGCACGACCCCGCAATTCAAAATCGAAAATGATTATTGGTTTGTTTCCTATGATAACGGAGCAAATTGGACGCAGTTAGGTAAAGCAACAGGTGAAGATGGCGTTGGTAGCGATTCTATGTTTTCGGGCGTGGATTATGAAACCAGCACGGACTATGTAATTTTCACCTTATCAAACGGTACGCAAATCAAACTGCCTACATGGTCTGCTTTTGAAGCCTTACAGCGTCTTTGCAACGAAACGAATACCAATCTTTCGGCATTACAGACAATTGTAACAGCACTCCAAAACAACGATTATATTACGAGTGTAGACCCGCTGACCGAGAACGGCAAGGTAGTAGGCTATACGATTAAGTTTGCCAAGAGCAACCCGATTGTGATTTACAACGGCAAGGATGGTGCGGATGGTGTCGATGGCAACACACCCGTTATCGGAGTGAAGAAAGACACGGACGGCATCTATTATTGGACGCTGGACGGTGAGTTTATCGTTGTAGATGGTCAGAAGATAAAAGCACAAGGGACAGACGGTAATAATGGCACGGATGGTTCAGATGGTGTTACGCCTAAACTCGAAATTCGAGAGGGATATTGGTGGATTTCCTATGACAACGGAACGAATTGGACGCAATTAGGCAAAGCTACGGGAGAGGACGGCAAGGATGCAGACAGCATCAAAATCACGCAGGACGAAAACAATGTTTACTTTGAATTGGCAGATGGAACGGTAATAACTATGCCTCAGAATAATGATACGACAACACAAAACATTCAATTTGCTGATCCCATTACGAAATATTTGTGTTCTAGTCAATGGCTTAACAGTAGTAATATAGATAATCTCAATTCGTGGGATAAAAATCTTGATGGTGAACTATCGTATCAGGAGGCAGCAAATGTAAAATATATTGGGTATTACCATTACTTTCATGGTAGTGCGATTTCGTCATTCAATGAATTACGATATTTTATCGGGGTAACCTATATTGGAAAAGAGGCATTTAAAGACTGCTCTAAATTATATACTATCGTTATTCCAGATAATGTAAAAACTATTGAGCAAAATGCATTCTCGGGATGCTCAGATTTACAGTTTGTTACTTGGGGAAATAATATTACAGATATTCAAGATAGAGCATTCTATGGATGTACCTCACTCCGATTTATAATATTAGGGGATTATGTAGAAACTATTGGAGCATATGCATTTTATGGAGCATCTAGTATCAATATCTCAACTTTACGTGTTACGCTACCCGCAAGTGTCAAATCTATTGGAGACTATGCATTTCACAATCGCAATGTAGAATTTGTCTATTGCAAATCTCTTACACCGCCTTTTTTAGGAGGTGCCAACGTTTTTGGAAATGATTGGGGAACTTCATGGAAATGTAAATACTATGTTCCGATGTCAGCTGTTGATGATTATAAAAAAGCTCCATATTGGAAAGATTTAGGCGATAATATTGTTGGATACGATTTTACAGAGTAA
- a CDS encoding Fic family protein, whose amino-acid sequence MSYKPPYTITPKITNLVAQISEAIGGYYAHENLRLHRVNRIKTIHGTLAIEGNTLSTEQVTAVLEGKPVVAPINEVQEVRNALKAYELLDTLDPCKVDDLLKAHATMEAGLIDEIGCFRKGGAGVVSGKTVIHYAPDAERVPFLVNDLFEWLRTTDEHPLIASCVFHYEFEFIHPFADGNGRTGRLWQTLILSRWRPIFKNLPIENIVYKYQKEYYKAIAVSGGKAGCTPFVEFILGVIAETLTTQEITRKTTQEIILEAIARNPSITRAELAEVVGISPDGVKYHLQKLTKSGRLKRVGSTRRGEWVIE is encoded by the coding sequence ATGTCTTATAAACCGCCTTACACCATTACGCCGAAGATCACGAATTTGGTTGCACAAATCAGCGAAGCAATCGGCGGTTATTATGCGCACGAAAATCTTCGCCTGCATCGGGTCAATCGGATCAAGACGATTCACGGGACGCTGGCTATCGAGGGCAACACGCTTTCGACGGAGCAGGTCACGGCGGTATTGGAGGGGAAACCCGTCGTTGCTCCTATTAACGAGGTGCAGGAGGTGCGCAACGCCCTTAAAGCGTATGAATTGCTCGACACGCTCGACCCCTGTAAAGTCGATGATCTGTTAAAGGCTCACGCCACGATGGAGGCGGGATTGATCGACGAAATCGGTTGTTTCCGCAAAGGCGGTGCGGGTGTGGTGTCGGGGAAAACGGTTATCCATTATGCGCCCGATGCCGAACGTGTGCCGTTTCTCGTAAACGATCTGTTCGAGTGGCTGCGCACCACGGATGAACACCCGTTGATCGCAAGTTGTGTCTTTCATTATGAATTCGAGTTTATCCATCCGTTCGCGGACGGTAACGGTCGCACGGGGCGATTGTGGCAGACATTGATTTTGAGCAGGTGGCGGCCTATCTTCAAAAACCTGCCGATCGAAAACATTGTATATAAGTATCAAAAGGAGTATTATAAGGCGATTGCCGTAAGTGGCGGTAAGGCAGGTTGCACGCCTTTCGTCGAGTTTATTTTGGGGGTAATCGCCGAAACGCTCACTACCCAAGAAATTACCCGAAAGACTACCCAAGAAATTATTTTGGAAGCCATCGCCCGCAATCCCAGCATTACACGGGCGGAGCTGGCCGAGGTTGTCGGAATCTCACCCGACGGCGTGAAATATCATTTGCAGAAACTCACCAAGTCGGGCAGGCTCAAACGGGTGGGGTCTACACGTCGCGGAGAGTGGGTGATCGAGTGA